In the Acomys russatus chromosome 13, mAcoRus1.1, whole genome shotgun sequence genome, one interval contains:
- the LOC127197698 gene encoding C-type lectin domain family 2 member D11-like: protein MSDSESSVGMLPTTDGLQDGEMGQKFKDNCLRITSPVSPVKFYCCYVVIMVLAVAIVALSVALSVRKTEPVPMETAYAVCPRDWIGFGNKCFYFSEYTSNWTFSQDSCMALEAQLARFDNMEELNFLRRYKGTFDYWIGLHRESLEDPWIWTDSTAYNNLLPIRGVEKHAYLNSNAIKSARIYADRRWICSKTNSYTLKCQNPI from the exons ATGAGTGATTCAGAGTCTTCAGTGGGCATGCTCCCTACCACAGATGGCCTGCAGGATGGAGAAATGG gtCAAAAGTTCAAAGACAATTGTCTCAGAATCACCTCCCCTGTGTCTCCTGTTAAGTTTTACTGCTGCTATGTGGTGATCATGGTCCTTGCTGTAGCTATAGTTGCACTTTCTGTTGCTTTGTCGG TAAGAAAGACTGAGCCGGTGCCAATGGAAACTGCCTATGCTGTTTGCCCAAGAGACTGGATTGGATTTGGAAAtaagtgcttttatttttctgagtacaCAAGTAACTGGACATTCAGCCAGGACTCCTGCATGGCACTAGAGGCCCAACTAGCTAGATTTGACAACATGGAGGAGCTG AATTTCCTAAGAAGATACAAGGGGACTTTTGACTACTGGATCGGCCTACACAGAGAGTCCTTAGAGGACCCTTGGATATGGACAGACAGCACTGCTTATAACAACTT GCTTCCCATCAGGGGAGTGGAAAAACATGCCTACCTGAACAGCAATGCAATCAAAAGTGCCAGGATCTATGCAGATCGGAGATGGATTTGTAGCAAAACCAACAGCTACACCCTCAAGTGCCAAAATCCTATCTAG